Proteins encoded by one window of Pseudonocardia sp. HH130629-09:
- a CDS encoding ABC transporter permease — protein sequence MIGLLLRRLLVVGPVLLAASVLVFALPRLVGVDPARAVLRARSAEAVPDPATEARLRSSLGLDAPVTEQYLRWLGGVLRGDLGYGYVARTPVAGQIADAATVSGLLAVLALALAAVVGIPAGVYAARRPGGALDRFLGLGTVAGVAVPEFVLAPWLVLVFAVWAGALPALGWGDPAHLVLPVLTLAAYPGALAAQLVRAETAGVLTRPHVLVARAKGLGEHRVLWRHGARLATTSVTALAGMFVAGLLGGSVVVEVVFGIPGLGRLLHRAVVAQDLPVVQAGTLLVVAVAVVAGVLVEVLATALDPVLRSAGSR from the coding sequence GTGATCGGGCTCCTGCTGCGTCGGCTCCTCGTCGTCGGGCCGGTGCTGCTGGCCGCGTCGGTGCTGGTGTTCGCGCTGCCGCGGCTGGTCGGCGTCGACCCGGCGCGGGCGGTCCTGCGTGCCCGCAGCGCCGAGGCGGTGCCGGACCCGGCGACCGAGGCGCGGCTGCGGTCCTCGCTCGGGCTGGACGCGCCGGTCACCGAGCAGTACCTGCGCTGGCTGGGCGGGGTGCTGCGCGGCGACCTCGGCTACGGCTACGTCGCGCGGACCCCGGTCGCCGGCCAGATCGCCGACGCCGCGACGGTCTCCGGGCTCCTCGCCGTGCTCGCCCTCGCCCTGGCCGCGGTCGTCGGCATCCCCGCCGGGGTGTACGCGGCGCGCCGTCCCGGTGGGGCGCTCGACCGGTTCCTCGGGCTGGGCACCGTCGCCGGGGTCGCGGTGCCGGAGTTCGTGCTCGCCCCCTGGCTGGTACTGGTGTTCGCGGTGTGGGCCGGGGCGCTGCCCGCGCTCGGCTGGGGCGACCCCGCCCACCTGGTCCTGCCGGTGCTGACCCTGGCCGCCTACCCGGGGGCGCTCGCCGCCCAGCTCGTCCGCGCCGAGACCGCCGGGGTACTGACCCGGCCGCACGTGCTCGTCGCGCGGGCCAAGGGTCTCGGTGAGCACCGGGTCCTGTGGCGGCACGGCGCCCGGCTCGCGACGACCTCGGTGACCGCGCTGGCCGGGATGTTCGTCGCCGGGCTGCTGGGCGGCTCGGTGGTGGTCGAGGTCGTGTTCGGTATCCCGGGGCTGGGGCGCCTGCTGCACCGGGCCGTCGTCGCGCAGGACCTGCCGGTGGTGCAGGCGGGCACGCTGCTCGTCGTCGCGGTCGCGGTGGTCGCGGGGGTGCTGGTGGAGGTGCTGGCGACGGCGCTGGACCCGGTGCTGCGCTCGGCGGGGTCGCGGTGA
- a CDS encoding ABC transporter permease, with amino-acid sequence MRARARTAWWVAAGVAALLVVGPVRMLVPAGLLSVPLPDPDAVDFAGMLAGPSAAHPLGTDQLGRDLLARTVHGGRLTVGLALSAVLVTGMVGVVVGSLAAVAGPVGRAVMRVVDVLAAIPVVLFGLLAAVALGPGVGSLLVAVTVIAWTPFARQTYLLALAERQREYVTAAVALGAGPGRVLTRHVARNLVPPLAAHACVRFASTLLTVSGLSFLGLGVQPPTAEWGAMVAEGREYLFGAPQVVLVPSLAVVLTAGTALWWGRRWERVGAR; translated from the coding sequence GTGAGGGCCCGGGCGCGGACCGCGTGGTGGGTCGCGGCCGGGGTGGCCGCCCTGCTCGTGGTGGGACCGGTGCGGATGCTCGTTCCGGCAGGCCTGCTCTCGGTGCCGCTGCCCGACCCGGACGCCGTCGACTTCGCCGGGATGCTCGCCGGCCCGTCCGCGGCACACCCGCTGGGCACCGACCAGCTGGGCCGGGACCTGCTCGCCCGCACCGTCCACGGCGGACGGCTGACGGTCGGACTGGCGCTGTCCGCGGTGCTGGTCACCGGGATGGTCGGGGTCGTCGTCGGGTCGCTCGCCGCGGTCGCGGGCCCGGTCGGGCGGGCGGTGATGCGGGTGGTCGACGTCCTGGCCGCGATCCCCGTGGTGCTGTTCGGGCTGCTCGCCGCGGTCGCGCTGGGGCCGGGCGTCGGATCCCTGCTGGTGGCGGTCACGGTGATCGCCTGGACGCCGTTCGCCCGGCAGACCTACCTGCTCGCCCTCGCCGAGCGGCAGCGGGAGTACGTGACGGCGGCGGTCGCCCTCGGCGCGGGGCCCGGGCGGGTCCTGACCCGGCACGTCGCCCGGAACCTCGTCCCGCCGCTGGCCGCGCACGCCTGCGTCCGATTCGCGAGCACCCTGCTCACCGTCTCCGGGCTGTCGTTCCTCGGGCTCGGCGTGCAGCCGCCGACCGCGGAGTGGGGCGCGATGGTGGCCGAGGGCCGCGAGTACCTGTTCGGCGCGCCCCAGGTGGTGCTCGTGCCCTCGCTGGCGGTCGTGCTGACGGCCGGGACGGCCCTGTGGTGGGGACGCCGATGGGAACGGGTGGGTGCCCGGTGA
- a CDS encoding DUF6925 family protein: protein MDVDDVAGDDVAGLLGAYLADPYAGWSMGAPGAIAEFVRTPDEAVVPSGPGAVVTARGGIRIAAHPATRPLAYRTPVGPHEHWNHAVAFCLPAAAARRAARTSVTVLGPDRCALRPADRDAVLVDLGLGTATVDACVRTTDPDLLGLLRRAEGGQLDGALTAALVAAGPHRVFTTALGRVEVYAAIPPPEGRSPDGPHTHLLPHVLREGRTHAATVPVPAGHLPCAHLYPAHPLTDLTGRPIPFDPTRAACFDRLLERFGDPEQQAVTAEVVRSVAAGEPPGPRPATAPARAAQAVALRVLAVAGGAAPAVLDAWRGRTSARDLLDPEGDRNGG, encoded by the coding sequence GTGGACGTGGACGACGTGGCCGGGGACGACGTGGCCGGGCTGCTGGGTGCGTACCTGGCCGACCCGTACGCGGGCTGGAGCATGGGTGCGCCCGGCGCGATCGCCGAGTTCGTCCGGACCCCCGACGAGGCCGTCGTGCCGTCCGGGCCGGGTGCGGTCGTCACCGCCCGCGGCGGGATCCGGATCGCGGCGCACCCGGCGACCCGGCCGCTGGCCTACCGGACGCCGGTCGGCCCGCACGAGCACTGGAACCACGCGGTCGCGTTCTGCCTGCCCGCGGCCGCGGCACGCAGGGCCGCGCGGACCTCGGTCACCGTGCTCGGCCCCGACCGCTGCGCGCTGCGACCGGCCGACCGCGACGCCGTGCTCGTCGACCTCGGGCTCGGTACGGCCACCGTGGACGCCTGCGTGCGCACGACCGATCCCGACCTGCTCGGGCTGCTGCGCCGCGCCGAGGGCGGCCAGCTCGACGGCGCGCTGACCGCCGCACTGGTCGCGGCGGGCCCGCACCGGGTGTTCACCACCGCGCTCGGCCGGGTCGAGGTGTACGCCGCGATCCCGCCGCCGGAGGGGCGCTCCCCGGACGGGCCGCACACCCACCTGCTCCCGCACGTGCTGCGCGAGGGCCGCACGCACGCGGCGACCGTTCCCGTGCCCGCCGGTCACCTGCCCTGCGCGCACCTCTACCCGGCGCACCCGCTCACCGACCTGACCGGGCGGCCGATCCCGTTCGACCCGACCCGCGCGGCCTGCTTCGACCGGCTGCTGGAGCGCTTCGGCGACCCGGAGCAGCAGGCGGTCACGGCCGAGGTCGTCCGCTCGGTCGCCGCGGGCGAGCCGCCGGGCCCCCGACCCGCGACGGCGCCGGCGCGCGCTGCGCAGGCCGTCGCGCTGCGGGTGCTGGCCGTCGCCGGCGGGGCCGCCCCGGCCGTGCTCGACGCCTGGCGCGGCCGGACCTCGGCCCGGGACCTGCTCGACCCGGAGGGCGACCGCAACGGCGGGTGA
- a CDS encoding TetR/AcrR family transcriptional regulator: MSPTTGARAGNRPGPKPRLTREEIVEAAVEVGVDRLTVAAVADRLGVAAGTLYRYVDGLEEIAGAALALVLARTPLPDASAGWRAFLEAEAALAFDLLLRYAALAQDVGADLGAVAGDRLDRIVGTLRDTGGFDTAAAVRIADAVLDIVADGAAQTRWVRGPDGGPGDLSEAARAYLGSVTEGIRPSLEAIMADPYEHVLDKVALVLDGVELRRAAGRPGYGGAG, translated from the coding sequence GTGAGCCCCACCACCGGCGCACGGGCGGGCAACCGTCCGGGCCCCAAGCCACGCCTGACCCGCGAGGAGATCGTCGAGGCGGCCGTCGAGGTCGGCGTCGACCGGCTGACCGTCGCCGCCGTGGCCGACCGGCTCGGCGTCGCGGCCGGCACCCTCTACCGCTACGTCGACGGCCTGGAGGAGATCGCCGGCGCGGCACTGGCCCTGGTGCTCGCCCGCACCCCGCTGCCCGACGCGTCGGCCGGCTGGCGGGCGTTCCTCGAGGCCGAGGCCGCACTCGCGTTCGACCTGCTGCTGCGCTACGCCGCACTCGCGCAGGACGTGGGGGCCGACCTCGGCGCGGTCGCCGGCGACCGGCTGGACCGGATCGTCGGCACGCTGCGGGACACCGGCGGCTTCGACACCGCGGCCGCCGTGCGGATCGCCGACGCCGTGCTCGACATCGTCGCCGACGGGGCGGCCCAGACCCGCTGGGTGCGCGGCCCCGACGGCGGCCCCGGCGACCTGTCCGAGGCCGCGCGGGCCTACCTCGGGTCGGTCACGGAGGGGATCCGCCCGAGCCTGGAGGCGATCATGGCCGACCCGTACGAGCACGTGCTGGACAAGGTCGCCCTGGTCCTCGACGGCGTCGAGCTGCGCCGGGCCGCCGGGCGGCCCGGGTACGGCGGAGCCGGCTGA
- a CDS encoding ABC transporter substrate-binding protein: MRIPWSVLVLAGLVALSGCAPGATGTSDPVGPAGAAFPVTVPHGQGEAVVPAPPQRVVVLGAGDAQIASALGAPVVGRCATPPRRTGPGAGSTRRCRAGCRHSTPLAPDLEAVAALRPDLILMTTAQPGYAAASPRLAAIAPTVSYRHALLQDAGEDLTRMIGAALGRADAAEALIARSDAALARFRAELGPDRRYVFGQYAAGTTYLVTAPDGPSVRFFERIGLTVPPAVAALPPWQAGIVQLPDEQLGLLDDADVVLIGVPTDGEGREFTTRPLVARGPLVREGRLHLLSVADSALLLTPNPASTPALIETLRPLLETS; this comes from the coding sequence GTGCGGATCCCATGGTCGGTGCTGGTCCTGGCCGGGTTGGTCGCGCTGTCCGGGTGCGCGCCCGGGGCCACCGGAACGAGCGACCCGGTCGGGCCCGCGGGTGCGGCGTTCCCGGTGACGGTCCCGCACGGCCAGGGGGAGGCCGTGGTGCCCGCACCCCCGCAGCGGGTCGTCGTCCTGGGGGCGGGCGACGCACAGATCGCGAGCGCGCTGGGTGCCCCGGTCGTCGGGCGGTGCGCAACCCCGCCGCGCCGGACGGGTCCTGGCGCGGGGTCGACCCGCCGCTGCCGGGCGGGGTGTCGACACTCGACCCCCCTCGCGCCCGACCTCGAGGCCGTCGCGGCGCTGCGGCCGGACCTCATCCTGATGACGACCGCGCAGCCGGGCTACGCGGCGGCCTCTCCGCGGCTGGCGGCGATCGCCCCGACGGTGTCGTACCGTCACGCGCTGCTGCAGGACGCCGGTGAGGACCTCACGCGGATGATCGGTGCCGCACTCGGCCGTGCCGACGCCGCCGAGGCGCTGATCGCTCGGTCCGACGCCGCCCTCGCCCGGTTCCGCGCGGAGCTGGGCCCGGACCGGCGCTACGTCTTCGGCCAGTACGCGGCCGGGACCACCTATCTGGTGACCGCCCCGGACGGCCCGTCGGTCCGGTTCTTCGAGCGGATCGGCCTCACCGTCCCACCGGCGGTGGCCGCGCTGCCGCCGTGGCAGGCCGGCATCGTGCAGCTCCCCGACGAGCAGCTCGGCCTGCTCGACGACGCCGACGTCGTGCTGATCGGCGTGCCCACCGACGGCGAGGGCCGGGAGTTCACCACCCGACCGCTGGTGGCGCGCGGCCCGCTGGTCCGCGAGGGCCGCCTGCACCTGCTGTCCGTCGCCGATTCCGCCCTGCTGCTGACGCCGAACCCGGCGTCCACCCCCGCCCTGATCGAGACCCTGCGACCGCTGCTGGAGACGTCGTGA